One Roseburia rectibacter DNA window includes the following coding sequences:
- a CDS encoding phage tail tape measure protein, producing the protein MAKKINIDVNLRDEEAKKKLKNLQEGKYKVDMDVNADGINQTTKGMNRLSTSAKNTNTVFGKLKNTISDTFSGGKLAMTGYLAVLRSINLASKNAKQSIKELDKSVTDLSVATNMSRKSTYDLLGQYNNMAKQLSSTTTHISSAADDYLRAGKSMSEANKLIQDSIMLSKLGQIDSGAATEDLLATMNGFNMSVEEVNKALDSMVAIDMAAATSSGDIATALKYCASSADVAGVSFNKLAAMIGTVQDKTQQSAETVGTFMNTLLSRYRNVKAGQFVDDDGQDLSDVETILDSVGIKLRETNQEFRDFETVIDEVAKSWNNYSGVQQAAIAKAFSGSRQQNRFIALMEGYNKTLELTEVAANSAGTAVEKFNNSYQNSLEAKQNTLQATFESMIMNSDMGNVYGDILDATTALVKFVDETNLLKGALTGLATFGGIKAFMTIKTGAMEAYVELNKFKNAMDIVKSTNISTAQFDKLLLLSEGLSKSQMKQVLSTNSLTMAQKKQLLMVSGLSEEESVAALQAWKMTAANNGLTASTTSASNAFKGLTMMIKANPFMIAVTAITIGVAAWQKYKQSIEDVKDRIDELSDSISTLESEYKSLKETGSENLTDTEQARLQYLEDRIEREKELKELEEARLIREKYGSNFTDYFDEDNQNAKYSDFREKYLDGMSKVDVTSLAYGIDHDEQNVIDIGSKIDEYKAAQEKIQSYVEQMNRHSSDEQGYIWADELKSQEEDNLEKLIPQLQEEYQNYKEAKYEAETAIDEMTQDLDNPNLTDKDKETIQSWIAQYQDVVKIADYYIGLMRDIPAIPSDTDTNTYHNWYSKLSDDEKELANSDDFKEALEKQKEGLGKAALAANDYDIALQEVKNAQASVANSGDGIETTSFSDTITELSDLQDDLSDLDEAMANIVSDGNVDLSSLDGLIEAFGKLEEAGKNIDTSTVDEAMKSLSDATSIQSAQQALDTLCTEYIKASGILDNLNESNKNLIATRLQGMGVANAEEMVEARLAAQKYATANGCIDLANATWEEISALIAEGDASQETQQYLANLALSKIDVNNIKLDTKADVDNIIAIANAAGASAAQIAALKTALASLSNAKIDKWANSGGGMNSLNLMNPAKLNTPSSGNSKIDQFAKQQQAQKAKDAVQDATDTLAKTLDDIKNGAYNLDASNFYANYSGGSATSKAVNDAAKAAKDAAKDVKEAVAETFDFIENGINRFDKALSKLEDKVGKTSSSFTSRLNAYKEALNATTFGIELLTDDYNKYMQKANEVGLNEDIASAVRGGASNIWDYTDDTVKQQIKDYQSWYDKAQDCLDKIDELKDKQLELTQASIELLITQYEKLATKIENVNDRTEKWISLKESWGFSANTKNYDSMNKNIQKQIDFIIKQDEQLKLLQKTVAKGSEAWYEYNERIDSNKASLIDLKQQMQENATAAAVLAKATADKKTEKYDSQDELYDAKIDNATSAKSKNKLIDKKISNINKTQKAYNTAVSTDNKNLKSAKKTISKFKSTKENKKILASIKKAAKSGKRISQSLLNKASKLNDNGKLYNACVQYNAYLDAKEADKATADLYKETAKQDKATLAKEKFDNISSDYENKISSNEQKKTSLNNKISLAQEQGKQVSAAYYKSLISAEKGEKSKLIKERKKLQKSLNDAVISGSIKKGSDEWFEMVSAINEVTNAIDESTQSIVEFQNALRQLKWDTFDKSMETVKRINSENDYYIDLMSHKDMTDKGTGNFTKYGTATIGLHKTNYDNYLAQADEYQREYNKIMRQIEKGELSTSDENVIQRLRDLQDAHREAKKSAEDELQSIQDLVKQGYEAQTDALSELIDKYKKLKDSELEAYKYQKEIAEKTKTIASLQKQLTAYNGNDSEESRAQIQKLKVQLEEAKNDLKDTQYEKFISDTEDMLDDLMNDYQEFINEKLNDTNNILDEIKTLLGSDIIETIKGLDSNLTNDTKDQIGSSTTNGGDGGQAAKDYVHNTVTNDQNKVNSKTDTSSYNPAKEADIAKKKNEIAQKKKAINEQRQSFQNQIKELESQLKQLYGELNSVENKYQFEKSSTKNKDKLQDLKNNYIEKKSGLNAMIQDVTHNKDVLQQFIADLDKQSAQLDTDLVSLKGYEKGSEHIDKSQLAWTQEDKREMIYRASDGAVLTKLNPGDKVFTNEMTENLWELAKMNPAQMYAGQFTPVTPDFSKSVNNSSNIEVTFGDLVLPDVTNSAEFADSVESVMREAICKNGKTTQCITEAVSAKQLGKNGIGNARLYK; encoded by the coding sequence TATTAATCTTGCATCGAAAAATGCAAAACAGAGTATAAAAGAACTGGATAAGAGTGTGACTGATTTATCGGTTGCCACAAATATGAGTAGAAAATCTACATATGATCTTCTGGGACAATATAATAACATGGCAAAGCAGTTGTCGAGTACAACTACACATATTTCATCTGCTGCGGATGATTATTTGCGTGCCGGTAAAAGTATGAGCGAAGCAAATAAACTTATTCAGGACTCTATTATGCTATCAAAACTTGGACAAATAGATTCTGGTGCAGCCACAGAGGATTTATTAGCGACCATGAATGGTTTTAATATGTCTGTCGAGGAAGTAAATAAGGCATTAGATTCAATGGTTGCTATTGATATGGCAGCGGCAACAAGCAGTGGAGATATAGCAACCGCATTAAAGTATTGTGCTTCAAGTGCAGACGTGGCGGGTGTTTCATTTAATAAGTTGGCTGCGATGATAGGAACAGTTCAGGATAAAACACAGCAGTCAGCAGAAACAGTCGGTACATTTATGAATACCCTGTTATCAAGATACCGGAATGTAAAAGCAGGACAGTTCGTAGATGATGATGGACAAGATTTATCTGATGTCGAAACGATTTTAGATTCTGTTGGGATCAAATTGCGTGAGACAAATCAGGAGTTTAGAGATTTTGAAACGGTCATTGATGAAGTTGCTAAGAGTTGGAATAATTACTCTGGTGTACAACAGGCTGCTATTGCAAAAGCATTTAGTGGCTCAAGACAGCAGAACCGTTTTATAGCACTCATGGAAGGTTATAACAAAACATTAGAACTTACAGAGGTTGCAGCCAATAGTGCTGGAACAGCAGTTGAGAAGTTTAATAATAGCTATCAGAACAGTCTGGAAGCCAAGCAGAATACTTTACAGGCAACTTTTGAATCCATGATTATGAACTCTGATATGGGTAATGTTTATGGTGATATTTTGGATGCAACAACAGCACTTGTTAAGTTTGTTGACGAAACAAATCTTCTCAAAGGTGCACTTACAGGATTAGCAACTTTTGGTGGAATCAAAGCATTTATGACAATTAAGACTGGTGCAATGGAAGCATACGTTGAATTGAATAAATTCAAAAATGCAATGGATATTGTAAAAAGTACTAATATTTCCACGGCACAGTTTGATAAATTATTGTTACTTTCTGAAGGATTATCAAAGAGTCAGATGAAGCAGGTTTTATCGACTAATTCACTCACGATGGCACAGAAGAAACAACTTTTGATGGTTTCAGGACTCAGTGAAGAAGAATCGGTTGCTGCATTGCAGGCTTGGAAGATGACTGCCGCAAACAATGGTCTTACTGCATCAACAACATCTGCAAGCAATGCTTTTAAAGGTCTTACAATGATGATTAAAGCCAATCCGTTTATGATTGCTGTAACGGCAATTACGATTGGTGTAGCAGCATGGCAGAAGTACAAACAGTCTATAGAGGACGTAAAGGACAGGATTGACGAATTATCTGATTCAATTTCCACATTAGAATCTGAGTATAAATCATTAAAAGAAACAGGATCGGAAAATCTGACCGACACAGAACAAGCACGATTACAGTATCTTGAAGATCGTATTGAACGTGAAAAAGAGTTAAAAGAACTGGAAGAAGCCCGTCTTATCAGAGAAAAATACGGTAGTAATTTTACAGATTATTTTGATGAAGATAACCAGAATGCAAAATATAGTGATTTCCGTGAAAAATATCTCGATGGAATGAGCAAAGTAGATGTCACTTCTTTAGCATATGGAATCGACCATGATGAGCAGAACGTCATTGACATTGGATCAAAGATTGACGAATACAAGGCAGCTCAAGAAAAGATACAAAGTTATGTCGAACAGATGAACAGACATAGTTCAGATGAACAGGGATATATATGGGCTGATGAATTGAAAAGTCAAGAAGAGGATAACCTTGAAAAACTAATTCCACAGCTTCAGGAAGAATATCAGAATTACAAAGAAGCCAAATATGAAGCTGAGACAGCTATTGATGAAATGACACAGGATTTAGACAATCCTAATCTGACAGATAAAGACAAAGAAACAATTCAGAGTTGGATTGCACAGTATCAAGATGTTGTCAAAATTGCTGATTATTACATTGGTTTAATGAGAGACATCCCGGCTATTCCAAGTGATACGGACACCAACACATATCATAATTGGTATAGCAAATTATCCGATGACGAAAAAGAATTAGCTAACAGTGATGATTTCAAAGAAGCTCTTGAAAAGCAGAAAGAAGGACTGGGCAAAGCTGCTTTAGCCGCAAATGATTATGATATTGCTTTACAGGAAGTAAAAAATGCACAAGCGTCTGTTGCAAATAGTGGTGATGGCATTGAAACAACTTCTTTTTCAGATACTATTACAGAACTTTCTGATTTACAAGATGATTTATCAGATCTTGATGAAGCAATGGCAAATATTGTTTCGGATGGTAATGTAGATTTATCATCTTTAGACGGATTGATTGAAGCATTTGGTAAATTAGAAGAAGCTGGTAAAAACATAGATACATCTACTGTTGATGAAGCAATGAAATCCTTATCTGATGCTACTTCTATCCAGTCAGCACAGCAGGCATTAGATACTTTATGTACAGAGTATATCAAAGCGTCTGGTATTCTTGATAATTTGAATGAGAGCAACAAAAATCTCATTGCAACAAGATTACAGGGAATGGGCGTAGCCAATGCAGAAGAAATGGTCGAGGCTCGTTTAGCAGCACAGAAATATGCTACAGCTAATGGATGTATTGATCTTGCGAATGCAACATGGGAAGAAATATCTGCATTAATTGCTGAAGGGGATGCTTCTCAGGAGACACAACAGTATCTTGCTAATTTAGCACTGTCAAAAATTGATGTTAATAATATTAAGCTGGACACAAAAGCCGATGTAGATAACATTATTGCTATCGCAAATGCGGCAGGTGCAAGTGCAGCTCAGATTGCAGCATTAAAAACTGCGTTAGCTTCTCTTAGTAATGCGAAGATTGATAAATGGGCAAACTCTGGCGGTGGAATGAATAGCCTTAATCTTATGAACCCAGCCAAATTAAATACACCTTCTAGCGGGAATTCTAAGATTGACCAGTTTGCAAAACAGCAACAGGCACAGAAGGCGAAAGATGCTGTACAGGATGCTACGGATACACTTGCAAAGACATTAGACGATATAAAAAATGGTGCATACAATCTTGACGCATCCAATTTTTATGCTAATTATTCTGGTGGCTCTGCTACAAGTAAAGCGGTCAATGATGCTGCAAAAGCAGCCAAGGATGCTGCAAAAGATGTAAAAGAAGCTGTTGCAGAAACGTTTGATTTTATCGAAAATGGCATCAATCGTTTTGATAAAGCACTTTCCAAGTTAGAAGACAAAGTAGGTAAAACTTCTTCCTCATTCACTTCTCGCTTAAATGCATATAAAGAGGCTTTAAACGCTACAACATTTGGCATTGAACTTCTCACAGATGATTACAACAAATATATGCAGAAAGCAAATGAAGTTGGTCTTAATGAAGATATTGCTTCTGCTGTACGTGGTGGTGCTTCTAATATCTGGGATTATACTGATGATACAGTAAAACAACAGATAAAGGATTATCAGAGTTGGTATGATAAGGCACAGGATTGTTTGGATAAGATTGACGAGTTAAAAGATAAACAGCTTGAATTGACTCAGGCAAGCATCGAATTGCTGATTACTCAGTATGAAAAACTTGCTACTAAAATCGAAAATGTAAACGACCGAACAGAGAAATGGATCTCTTTAAAAGAGTCATGGGGATTTTCTGCAAATACTAAGAATTATGATAGTATGAACAAAAATATCCAAAAGCAGATTGACTTTATTATCAAGCAAGATGAGCAGTTAAAATTGTTACAGAAAACAGTGGCAAAAGGTTCTGAAGCTTGGTATGAGTATAATGAGCGTATTGATTCGAACAAAGCTTCTCTGATTGATTTAAAACAGCAAATGCAGGAAAATGCTACTGCCGCCGCTGTGTTGGCAAAAGCGACTGCTGATAAAAAGACAGAAAAATATGATTCACAAGATGAATTATATGATGCTAAAATTGACAATGCTACGTCTGCAAAATCTAAAAATAAACTGATTGACAAAAAGATCTCTAATATCAATAAGACACAGAAGGCTTATAATACTGCTGTTTCTACTGATAACAAAAATCTTAAATCTGCAAAGAAGACAATTAGTAAATTCAAATCTACCAAAGAGAATAAAAAGATCCTTGCTTCTATTAAGAAAGCTGCAAAATCTGGTAAACGTATCTCACAGTCTTTATTAAATAAAGCATCCAAGCTGAATGATAATGGTAAGCTGTATAACGCATGTGTGCAGTATAACGCTTATTTAGATGCGAAAGAAGCCGACAAAGCTACTGCTGATTTATACAAAGAAACAGCAAAACAGGATAAGGCTACTCTTGCAAAAGAAAAGTTTGATAATATTTCCTCTGATTATGAGAATAAAATTTCTAGTAATGAGCAGAAAAAGACATCTCTTAATAATAAGATTTCTCTTGCACAGGAACAGGGGAAACAGGTAAGTGCAGCTTACTATAAATCTCTTATTTCTGCCGAAAAAGGCGAGAAAAGTAAACTTATTAAAGAAAGAAAAAAACTTCAGAAGAGTTTGAATGATGCTGTTATTAGTGGTTCTATTAAAAAAGGCAGTGATGAATGGTTTGAAATGGTCAGTGCAATCAATGAGGTAACTAATGCTATAGACGAGTCAACTCAGTCTATTGTTGAATTTCAAAATGCCCTTCGTCAATTAAAATGGGATACTTTTGATAAATCTATGGAAACTGTAAAACGTATCAACAGTGAAAATGATTATTATATTGATCTTATGAGCCATAAAGATATGACGGATAAAGGCACTGGTAACTTTACAAAATATGGCACAGCTACTATTGGTCTGCATAAAACAAATTATGATAATTATCTTGCACAGGCAGATGAGTATCAACGTGAATATAACAAGATTATGAGACAGATAGAAAAGGGTGAATTATCTACATCTGATGAAAATGTTATTCAACGTCTGCGTGATTTACAGGACGCTCATAGAGAGGCGAAGAAATCTGCTGAGGATGAATTGCAGTCAATTCAGGATTTGGTAAAACAGGGTTACGAAGCTCAAACTGATGCATTGAGCGAGTTGATTGATAAATACAAGAAACTGAAAGACTCCGAACTTGAAGCATATAAGTACCAAAAGGAAATTGCTGAGAAGACAAAGACTATTGCTTCTTTACAGAAGCAGTTGACCGCTTATAATGGTAATGATTCTGAGGAATCTCGTGCACAAATTCAGAAACTAAAAGTACAGCTTGAAGAAGCTAAAAACGATTTAAAAGATACACAATACGAAAAATTCATTTCTGATACTGAGGATATGCTTGATGATTTAATGAATGATTACCAGGAGTTCATTAATGAAAAACTCAATGATACAAATAATATTCTTGATGAGATTAAAACTCTTCTTGGCAGTGATATTATTGAAACAATTAAGGGATTAGATTCTAATCTTACAAATGATACAAAAGATCAAATTGGTTCTAGTACCACGAATGGTGGCGATGGTGGTCAAGCCGCAAAAGATTACGTTCATAATACTGTGACTAATGATCAAAATAAGGTTAATTCTAAAACTGATACTAGCAGTTATAATCCTGCGAAAGAGGCTGATATAGCTAAAAAGAAAAACGAAATCGCACAAAAGAAAAAAGCAATTAATGAACAAAGGCAGTCTTTTCAAAATCAGATTAAGGAACTTGAAAGTCAGTTAAAACAGTTATACGGTGAATTGAATTCTGTAGAAAATAAATACCAGTTTGAAAAATCTTCTACGAAGAATAAAGATAAACTACAGGATTTAAAAAATAATTATATCGAGAAAAAGAGTGGACTCAATGCTATGATACAGGATGTAACTCATAACAAAGATGTGTTGCAACAATTCATAGCTGATCTTGATAAGCAGTCGGCACAACTTGATACAGATTTAGTGAGTCTTAAAGGTTACGAAAAAGGTTCTGAACACATAGACAAGAGTCAATTAGCATGGACACAAGAAGATAAACGAGAAATGATTTATCGTGCTTCTGACGGTGCAGTTTTAACAAAACTCAATCCTGGCGATAAAGTATTCACAAATGAGATGACTGAAAATCTTTGGGAACTTGCAAAGATGAATCCTGCACAGATGTATGCGGGGCAGTTCACGCCGGTTACACCGGATTTCTCAAAGAGTGTGAATAATTCAAGTAATATTGAGGTCACTTTTGGAGATTTGGTATTACCTGATGTAACAAATAGCGCAGAGTTCGCAGACAGCGTTGAGTCTGTTATGCGTGAAGCTATTTGCAAGAACGGAAAGACAACACAATGTATTACTGAAGCAGTTTCTGCCAAACAACTTGGTAAGAATGGTATAGGTAATGCGAGGTTATATAAATAA